The sequence TCGATGTCCAACCCGTCGTCGCTGGCGTAGTACTCAACCGCACGCTGGAGCTGTGCGACGCAGGCCAGTCCGCCGGTGCAGTAGGCCATCGGGCCGTCGAACTCCACCGCGCTGTCGCAGACCGGGCAGTGGTCGGGGAATTCGTAGTGGCCCTCGGCGTGTTTCTCGACCACCTCGGCGACGTAGGGAATCACGTCGCCCGCGCGCTCTACGTCCACCTCGTCGCCCACGTTGACGTTCATCTCCGCGATTTCGTCGGGGTTGTGGAGGCTGGCGCGCGAGACGGTGACGCCGCCCACGTCCACGGGTTCGAGGAGGGCCACCGGAGTCAGTCGCCCGGTCCGGCCGACCTGCACCGTGATGTCGGTGATGGTCGTCACCTCCGAGCGCGCGGGGAACTTGTAGGCGAAGGCCCACCGGTAGTGGCGCTCGGTGGTGCCCAACTCCTCGCAGAGCGAGAGGTCGTCTACTTTGACGACGACTCCATCTATCTCGTAGTCCAAGTCCGGGCGGGCTTCCATCAGACGGTTGCGGTAGTCGATGGCGGCTTCTACGTCGTCGGTGCGCTCCGAGCGGTCCTCGACCCGCAGGCCCCACTCGGGCAGGGTCTCGTGCTGTTCCCAGTGGCTCTCGAAGTCGTACGACGAGTCCAGTACGTCGAAGAAAAAGCAGTCCAGCGGCCGCCCGGCGGTCACGGAGGGGTCGAGTTGGCGGAGGGTGCCCGCCGCGGCGTTCCGTGGGTTGGCGAAGGGGTCCTCGCCGCGCTCGACGCGCTCGCGGTTGAGTTTCCGGAAGGCCTCCTCGGGGATGTGGACCTCGCCCCGGAGGACGAGTCGGTCGGGGTAGTCCCCCCGCAGTCGGTGGGGCACGCTGGCGATGGTCCGGACGTTCTCGGTCACGTCCTCGCCGGTGTAGCCGTCGCCCCGCGTGGCGGCCCGGACGTACTCGCCCTCTTCGTAGACGACTTCGACCGAGAGACCGTCGAACTTGGGTTCGCAGACGTAGCGCAGGTCGTCGGCTCGCTCGCCGACCGCTCTGCGCACGCGCTCGTCGAACTCCCGCACGTCCTCGGCGTCGCCGCCCGAGTCGATAGAGAGCATCGGCGTGACGTGTTCGACCGTCCCGAGTTCGTCCAGCGGTTCCCCGCCGACGCGCCGGGTCGGACTGTCGTCGGTCCGGAGACCGAACGCGTCTTCGAGGTCCTGCAACCGGGTGAAGAGGGCGTCGTACGTCCGGTCGGCGATTACCGGGTCGTTCTCGACGTAGTAGCGGTAGTCGTGGTAGCGAATCGCCTCCCGCAACTGTTCGGCCTGTTCGCTGGCCTCGTCCTCGCTCAACTCCTCGACCGGCCGGAACTCGGTCGGCGGCTCCTCGACGTAGGGGTTCTCGTCGGCGCTCGCGCTCGCCATTAGGTGGGGATTGTTCCTTCTCCGGTAAAAAGTCGGGTCTCCTCGGTAGTCCGCGAGGACTGGCTTAAACTTCCCACGGTACGCGTCGAAACCGAGAGGAGGGAGCCGTCCGACGCGCCGAAATGCAAAACGTTATGTGGGGGTGGTGATACCACCTCTCAAGGTCGATGTCCGCCCCCAACGACGCCCCCGAATCGAACGACGACCACCCCCACGAATCGAACGCTAACTACCCCTCCACACGGAACGCAGACCGTCCTCTCGACTCGAACGACGACGTTCCCGAAGAACCAGCCGACGCCTCCACGGACCCACGCCTGAACGAGAAGTACGTTCGCCGACTCCCCGACGCGAACCTGACGCTCGTCGGGGTCGTCCACGACCACCCGGCGAGCGTCCACCGCGCACGTGAGGTCGTCGCCTCGCGCGCCCCCGAGGTCGTCGCGCTCGAAGCGCCGCCGCTGGCGGTGCCCCTCTACGAGGCTTACGCCCGCGAGTCCCGTGCCCCGCCGACGTTCGGCGGCGAGATGAGCGCCGCCGCGCAGGCCGCCCGCGACGAGGAGGCCGAGGTCGTCGGCATCGACGGGCCGACGGTGGCGTTCTTCGCGCGACTCGCCCGGAACTGCCGGGCGGCCGACGCCTCGCTCGGGACGCTCCGGCGAGTCGTCTCGGGCGTCACCTCGGTCACTCGCCACGCGCTGACCTGCCGGGTCGCGGCCGCCGTCGCCTCGCGGACCGCGCTCCGCGTCGAGGTGGACGACCCAGTGGCCCACGACTGCGACCGGTGGGACCCGCCCGCGGTGCAGGCCAGCGACGAGCGCGCCCAAGCCCGGCGCTCCCAGTCGCTCCTCCGAGCGTTTGACCCTCCTCGGCCGGTTCGGCTCCGGGACGAGACCCGCGAGGAGTGCATGGCCGAGAACCTCTCGGCGCTGTGCGAGCGCGGCGAGACGGTCGCTGTCGTCGGTCTCGACCACCTCGACAGCGTTGCCGAGCAGGTCGAAGTCGAGTGAGCAGGACGACCCCCGAGCGAGCAGGACGACCTCGAGTACGCAAGCGCAATTGAACGAACGAGCGAAGCCGAGCGAACTGCGGAAAAATGAGCGATGAGCGTCTGCGGTCGCACGAAGACTCGCGCTACAGGTCGCTTCGGAGTCGGACCTCGTCGTCGGTGACGGCGTCTACCCGACTCTCGTCGAGCGGGTAGGTGTCCTCGTCGCTGTCGCCCCAGTCGAGCGAGGCTTTGATCTTGTCCGTGATGCCCGCATCCGGGTTGACGTAGGCCGTGTCGCCGCGGACTTCCTGAATCATTCCTACCTTGTCGTCGCCCATCATCACGGGCTTGCCCTCGTCGCTGTCACTGAATTGTGCCATAGCAACGGGATTACCACGGGATGCCTGATGGGTACTGTGGCCTTGGACTGTCAGGTCGCGGTCGAGTTCGGCGAGGAGCGTCCCCGGCCTTGTCGGATTCGGGGACGAGACGCCCCGAATCAATCACTCCCTGCAGAGATGGCGGGTATTGCGACGACCCCGCGTACTTAAGCCCAGTCCGTCCGAGGAGGGACACATGCGTGAGGACTTTCTCCTCCTGAATCCGGGGCCGGTTCCCGTGACCCGCGAGGTACGACAGGCGATGAGCGAACCCATGGTCTCGCACCGCTCCGCCGAGTTCGAGGCCGTTTACGAGCGCGCCCAAGACGCGCTCGACCACGTGTTCACCGGATCGACGCTCGACGGCGAATCGACCGCGAGCGACGGGACGAGTCTCGTCTTCAACGGCACGGCGACGATGGCGATGGAGGCCGCAGTGGCGAACCTCGTCGGAACCTTGAGCGGGCGCGGCGACGACGGCAAGGTCGTCCCGCTCGTCAACGGCAAGTTCGGGCGGCGCTTCAAGCGAATCGCCGACCGGTACGCCTCCGTGGACCCCGTGGAAGCGACGTGGGGCCACTCCCTCGACCTCGACGAAGTTCGGGAGACGGTGGACGATGAGACGGACGTGGTGACGATGGTCCACAACGAGACCAGCACGGGCCTGCTGAACCCGGTCGAGGAGGTCGGGGAAATCGCCGCGGAACACGACGCCCGCTTCGTCGTGGACGGCGTGACCTCCATCGGCGGCGACGAGTTCCGCATCGACGACTGGAACGTGGACGTGGCAGTCACCGACGCCCAGAAGTGTCTGGCGGCACCGCCGGGGACCTCCGCGATGTACGCGACCGAGGAGGCCCAAGAAGCGTTCGACGGCGACGCCGCGCCGTTCTACGAGGACTTAGACTGGCACCTCCGGAAGGCCGACTCCCACCAAACGCCGTTCACGAGCGCGGTCCCGCTGTTCCGCGGGCTGGCAATCGCCGTCGAGGATATCGTCGAGGAGGGCATGCCCGAGCGAATCGAGCGCCACCGCGAGCAGTCCAAAGCCTTCCGCGAGGCGTTCACCGCGATGGGGCTGGACCTCTTCGCCGAGCGCAACGACGCCACGGAGTACTCGAACACCCTGACGGCGGTGTCGCTCCCGACCCACACCCGCGAGGACCCCGAGGCCTTCTTCGACGCCATCGAGGAGCGCGGCGTCTCCATCTCGGGCGGACAGGCCCACCTCGGCGGGGAAATCTTCCGCGTGAGCAACATGGGCAACCTCTCCAGCGAGCAGATTCTCCGCGGGATTCGCACCATCGGCGAGGCCTTCGAGGAGACCGGCGAGGACGTGGACACTGAGGCTGGCGTCGAGGCGGCGCGCGAAGTTCTGCGGTAGGTCGCCGTAGGGGTTTCAATCCCGTGCTGGGTTTTCTGGGTTCTGCGACAAGGTCGCATCCCACGAGACGCGCTCGAAGTTCTCCGAGTTTCAATCCCGTGCTGGGTTTTCTGGGTTCTGCGACCTCGATGGAAGCGTGTGACGGGTCGCTCCTCATCATGTTTCAATCCCGTGCTGGGTTTTCTGGGTTCTGCGACCGCGTCGTTCGCGGCGGCCGCGGTACCGACTCCGAGTTTCAATCCCGTGCTGGGTTTTCTGGGTTCTGCGACCGACCAGTGGGTCCAACAGCGGGGCTTCCCCGGTCCGTTTCAATCCCGTGCTGGGTTTTCTGGGTTCTGCGACGCAACGACGTTCTGGTCGCCGACCTCGATGTGCGTCCGCGGTTTCAATCCCGTGCTGGGTTTTCTGGGTTCTGCGACAGCTGTATCGACATACAGTTTACAGATAGCTGTATACGTTTCAATCCCGTGCTGGGTTTTCTGGGTTCTGCGACAGGGAGGACGAAGCGGTTCCAGTCGTCGGTCGGACGTGGTTTCAATCCCGTGCTGGGTTTTCTGGGTTCTGCGACACGTGTTATAGTTCACCTTCTCCGGGCTGAGTCCAACGACGTTTCAATCCCGTGCTGGGTTTTCTGGGTTCTGCGACTCGTCAAGTGGCGCTCGAAGAAGATTCGCCAAGAGTTGTTTCAATCCCGTGCTGGGTTTTCTGGGTTCTGCGACAATCACCACGTAGCCGGTGACGACTGCGAGTGCCAGGTTTCAATCCCGTGCTGGGTTTTCTGGGTTCTGCGACCACGATAAGACCGGCTGGGTGATTCGGCGATTTGCAGAGTTTCAATCCCGTGCTGGGTTTTCTGGGTTCTGCGACTCGCGGCCTCGTAGAACCACTGGGCTTGCTCGATGTTTCAATCCCGTGCTGGGTTTTCTGGGTTCTGCGACGGTGGTCGAACTGGGCTTTGATGGTCGCGGCGTTCGTTTCAATCCCGTGCTGGGTTTTCTGGGTTCTGCGACGCGGCGAAGAGTACGAGCGCCTGTGGAACGACATGTTTCAATCCCGTGCTGGGTTTTCTGGGTTCTGCGACGGATTATCTCACCGTTCATCGTCCACCTCGGGACGTTTCAATCCCGTGCTGGGTTTTCTGGGTTCTGCGACTCGCGGGTCTGGGCGCGACTCATCGACACGCCCGAGTTTCAATCCCGTGCTGGGTTTTCTGGGTTCTGCGACGCGAGCGCGAACCCGGCCTCCTCGGCGAGGTCCGCGTTTCAATCCCGTGCTGGGTTTTCTGGGTTCTGCGACTGCTGTACAACCGGAAGTACATCAATCGGTCCGACCGAGTTTCAATCCCGTGCTGGGTTTTCTGGGTTCTGCGACATTTCAGGACCCTCAAGGCTTCTTCCCGGTTTTCTCCGTTTCAATCCCGTGCTGGGTTTTCTGGGTTCTGCGACAGGGGGTGAAAATCGGTCCAGAGGCCCCAAAAAGATTTCTCTTGGCGTCGTCGGCGACGCCGACTTCGTGGACCGGGGCTGTACAGAGAGTTTAAAAAGGTCCACGAAGCTACCCGCCGAACGCGCTCGCGCTTTCGGGGTCGATGCTGAGGAACGTTGGAATCGACACGGCGGCGACGGCGATTTCCAGCGCACCCGCCGCGACGAACGCCGCGAGGAAGCCGAACTCGTCGGCCACGGTCCCGCCGACGAGGATGCCCGCGAGGAAGCCAATGCTCCCGCAGGCGTTGAACCCCGCCATCGCGGTCCCGCGGCCCTCCTCGGGCGAGAGGTCCGAGACCAGCGCCATCGTCGCCGGAGCCATCAGCGCGCCGATGACGCCCACGACGACCATCCCGATGCCTGCGGTCGCCACGGTCGGGGCGAGTCCGACCCCCACCACGGCGAAGCCGTACAGCGCCGACCCCGCGACGATGGGACCGGTCCGGCCGATTCGGTCCGAGAGGAGACCGAAGGGATACTGCAGAAGCGCGAACGGCGTGAAGAACAGTCCGAGCATGACGCCCGTCGCGGCGGCGTCGAGACCGAACGCCTCCCGGAAGTAGACCGTCCCGACCAGTGCGAAAAAGCCCGCGGTGAACCGGTCCACGAACCCGAAGACGTAGGGGAGTCCGAGGAGCGGCCGGTCGGTCAGGGTCGCCAACGCGGTGCGAATCCGGCCCTCGGCGTCGGCGTCCGAGCTATCGCTGGCCGACGCGTCGCTGGCCGACGAGGGCGCGCGGTCGGGTATCGAGAGCGCGACCAGTCCGGCGACGACGAGCAGACCTCCGGCGGCGTAGAGCGGGACGAGCGGGCCGACGCCGTAGAGTTGCCCGCCGAGGGGTGCGCCGACCGCGGTGCCGAGACCGATGGCGATGCCCGCCGCGCCCATGTTCTTGCCGTGGCCGCCGGATAGGTCCATCAGCATCGTCATCGCCAGCGAGAACGCGCCGATGGTGGTCGCGCCCTGCACCGCCCGGAGCGCCAGCACCTCGCCGAACGACAGCGAGAGCGCGCCGGGGAGCGCGGCGAGCGCGACGTAGCCGACCGCCCCGCCGAGCGCGCCCGCGGCGACCAGCGGCGTCCGGCGGCCGAGTCGGTCGCTGGCCGCGCCCCAGACGCCCGCGAACGCGACGAACGCCGCGAACTCCGCGGCGAGAAACCACATGCTCGCGTCGAGCGCCGTGGTCGCGCCGACCGCCGCCACGAGGTCCGGGACCCCCGGATAGAGGAGGACCTGCGCCAGCAGGACGGCGAACACGACGGTCGCCAGTCGGATTCGGTCGCGCCTTGGAGTAGTCACTGAGACGTACGGTACTGGGAAGCGCGCGGCCTTGTAAGTCGCGGAAGCGGTCGGCGCTTCCCTCGTGACTCGACGGAGGGAGCCGAGGTTGATACTCTCGAAACGCTTATTCTGTTCCCACCGGTAGTGGGAATATGCCGAAAGTGGACTCGAAAGGCCGTATCGTTCTGCCGCAGGACCTCCGCGAACGACTCGGACTCGACCCCGGAACCGAAGTGGCCGTGCGCGAGGAGGGCGGCCGCGCGGTCGTCGAACCCGGAGAGAGCGCCGACGAGATTATTTGCGACCTCGAAACCCGAATCGAGGAAGCGGCCTCGCGCCGGGAGCGTCCGCGCTACGACGACCTAGAGGGTGAGGCCCGCGACCACCTCGAAACGATTCGGCGGCAGGCAAGCGGTTCAGGGGAGACGGGACACGATTCGGACGAGACCGCGAGCGACACGGACGACGAGACGCCGAACGGGGAGCGATGAGCGACGGCCCCTACCTGTTCGACGTTGGCGTCACCGCGCTCGCTCACGCGGGAACGCCTGTCAGTGAGACGCCGCTCTCGTACGTTCGGGAGGCTATCGCCGGAGAAATCGACGCGGTCGTCCCCTACCCGTCGCTCGTCGGTGCCCACCACGTCCTCACGTCGGTCTACGGATTCTCGAACGAGGATGCGTCGAGTCTCATGCAACGATTCATGGACGCCAATCGCGTTCACTGGTACGACGAGATGCGTGAAGAGACCGTTCGGGAAGGGTTCCAGTGGGCTGGCGATGCGAATATCGAGGGGTGGGACGGGTACTACGCCAGAGTCGCTATCGAGGAGGGCGTCGAGACGATGCTGACGCTGGACGACGACTTTCGGCGCATCGAGGGCATCTCGACCGAAGTCGTCCTCACGACCGACGAGTTCGAGCGATTGAACCGGTATCTGGACCACCGAACCTGATTCCTTACTCGCCGACCGAAATCCGCTCGCTTTCGGGGTCGATTTCGACGCGCCCGCCGACCGGTATCGGGACGCTCGGCGCGGTGTGGCCGAAGTCAACGTCGAAAACGACCGGCGCGTCCGGGTTGTACTCGCCCACGACTTCCGCAATCGTCTCGCGTTGGTCCTCGCGGTACTCGTCGCGGCCCTCCGGGCCGGGGTCCTCGAAGAGGTTGCGGGCCTTCGGGCGGCCGACGAGGAGACCCGCGAACTGCTCCAGCAGGCCGCGCTCGCCCATCCCGATGAGCGTCTGGCGCACGTCCATCGCGGATGGTAGCTCCTCGGAGGTCTCCAACAGGAGGATGCGCCCTGCCAAGTCCTCGGGTGCTGGCAGGTAGCGGTCGGTCCGCAACTGCATATCCACGATTTCGAGACAGCCGCCCCACGTCCGCCCCGAAACCGCGGTCTCCGGCCCGCGGAAGGTCCAGCCCGGATTCGGCTCCATCTCGCGGTGTTGGTCTAAGGTGTCGGGGTCGCCCCAGTCCAAGTCGTCGTCGGTGAACTCGTCGGCCGGGCGGAGGTCGCCGAAGGCGTCGAGGTCGTCGGCGAAGAACGCCGTCTCCAGATGCTCGACCGTGTAGTCGTGCATCGACCCCTGCATGGCGAGGTCGGTCAACAGCGTCCCGCCGTAAAAGGAGACGATGCCGAGGTTCCAGAGGTAGCACGCGAGGTTGGTGTTGTCGCTGATGCCGTAGAATCTGGTCGGGTTCTCCCGCAGGACTTCGGGGTTGAGGTGCTTCAGGATGCGAACTTGGTCGAACCCGCCGATGACGGTGACGACGCCCGAAATCTCGGGGTCCTCGAAGGCGTCCATCACGTCTCGGGCGCGCTCGTCGGGGTTGTCGTAGAGGTAGTCGCTGTCCTTCGTGGCGGTCGGGAACTCGACGGGTTCGAGGTCGAACTCCTCGCGGAGGCGCTCCAGTCCCAACTCGTAGACGTGGGGGTAGTCGGTCGCTCGGTTGGAACCGGGCGCGACTATCGCTACTTTGTCGCCGCGGTCCAGCGCGGGCGGGACGACGAACTCGCCGAACTCGCTCATGGCCCGCGGTTCGGTGTCGCGTTTCCTATACGTTTCGGGACTGCGGGAGCGAGTCCCACGGCGAACCCGCAGATTGATGGCAACGCTCTGCCAGTACTCGCGCATGGCCGACCCCGAACTGCTCGCTCGTCTCGACAGAATCGCCCTCCTACTTGTCGCCCTCCTCGCGGTCGAACTGCTCGAACTGTTGGACGTGGACGCGCTGTTCCTCCTGCTGGCCGGTATCGCCGTCTCCGTCTTCGGCTTCGCGTACCTCTGGGGCCGGTCGGTCGTCGGTCTTCTCTCCGAGGAGGGAGTCCGATGACCGAGGACGGCGGCGACCCGGACCGCGGCGACGACTCGAACCGCGGCGACGACCTCGACCGCCTCGAAGCGAAGGTGGACCGACTCGACGAGAGACTCGCCGGACTCGAAGCCACGCTCGACCGTCTGGCGCTCTTGGTCGGCGCGTCGCTGGTCGTGCAACTCGCGGCCCTCCTCGGCGGCGACCTGCTCTTGAACCTCCTTTTGGTCTTGCTCGCGCTCGGCTTCCTCGGTCTCGTGGTGGTCTTTCTCGTCGCGCTCGGCAAGCGTCTGTAGTCACTCGCCGACCGGCGACGCCTTCCCGACCGGCGACGCCTTCCCGACCGGCGGCACCCTCCCGACCGCGCTCGGCGTGCCGTTCTCGCCGACCGCGGGCCACCCCTCGCGCCAGCGAATCCGGTCGAGCATCAGGACCCGCCGAGGAGTGTCGGCGACCCACGCGTTCCCCCGGACGTAGGCGTGGTACAGGAGCCACCACCCGCCGCGCTCGTCGCGGACGACCGCGCAGTGGCCCGGCCCCACGAACCGGTCGCCGGAGTGGAGAATCGTCGTCCCGGTTGCGCCCGCGTCGGTCAGGGGCGCGCCCGACCGGTTTCGATACGGACCGCGTAGCTCCTCGGCGCGGCCGACCACGAGATGGTAGGTACTCTCCGCGCCGCGACAGCAGGTCCCCCGCGAGCCGAAAAAGTAGTAGTAGCCGCCGCGCTCCACGACGTAGGGCGCTTCCACGCCGTCGCCCGCTATCCGGAACGTCTCGCCCGCCACGGCGAGGCCGTCGGCGGTGAGTCGGACGCCGTAGATGCCCCGCTTGCTCCCCCAGAAGAGGTACGGTTCGTCGTCGCCGCGGACGAACAGCATCGGGTCGATGGAGTTGGGGACGCCGACCTCCTCGCTCCGGAGGAGGCCGCCCCGAGGCTCGAAGGGACCGGTCGGGTCCGAGGCGGTGGCGACGCCGACGCCGGGGTCGTCGGCCCGGAAGTCGGCGTCGGAGTAGTAGAGGAGCGTCCGCCCGTCGAGGCGGCCGACGCCGGGTGCCCAGAGACCCCGGTACCGGGACCACGGCGGTTTCTCCTCGAACGCGGGGCCGACGAACTCCCAGTCTACGAGGTTCGGCGATTCGAGAATCGGAATCAGTTCGCGGTCGGGACCCGCGTCGGGCTTCCACGGGTGGTAGGTGCCGTAGGCGTAGTAGGTGTCGCCGACGCGAAGCACGTCGGGGTCCGGGAATATCTGGTCGTGGACGGGGTTGCGGTAGGTCTCTCGTTGGGATTCTCGGGAGCGTTCGGTCTCGGCGGGGGTGGAGTCTGCTGTTCCGAACCAAGCGACTCCCGCGCTGGCGAGGAGTTCGCGCCGATTCACGCCGGGAGTATGCTACTGAATCGCAAAAAGATTCGGTCGGATTATCGGAACAGCGACGAGGACGCCGGGGACGATTCGACGGAATCGAAATCCGAAGAACAACGGAGAGCTAGCTTCAGGCTTGAGCGATGGAGTCACCGCAACCGCCCCGCACGGCACCGCGACGGCAGGCCTCGCACCTCCCCAACCTCCTCGCTCACTCGTCTCCTCCGGATACTCGTTCGCTCGTCCCTCGCGCGATGGGCGCGTCGCGGTGGGCGACGCGCCCGCACGCGCCAACGTAACAAATCGAATCTCAGTCCCGCCGTCTGCAATCCTTGCCGTAACTGAGGGTTATAACTTCGCGTAGAAATATGCGTGTAGTACATGACTGACCCCGAGGAGGCGGCCGACCAGCCCCGCTTTTCGACCCGGAGCCTCCACGCTGGCCACGGAGCCGACCCCGCGACCGGGGCGCGCGCACCGCCCATCTATCAGACGACCTCCTACGCGTTCGAGGACGCCGACCACGCCGCGGACCTCTACGCGCTGGAGGGCGACGGCGACATCTACTCGCGCATCTCGAACCCCACCGCGGAGTTTCTGGAGAAGCGACTCGCCTCGCTGGAAGGCGGCGCGGGCGCTGTCGCCACCGCGAGCGGGATGGCCGCGTTCGACGCGTTGCTCCTCGTGCTGGCCGAGCAGGGCGACAACGTGGTCTGTTCGACCGACACCTACGGCGGGACCACTGCCTATCTCAGCCACAACGCGAGCAAGCGCGGGGTCGAACCCCGGTTCGTGGACACCCTCGACTACGAGGCATACGAGGAGGCCGCGGACAACTCGACCGCGTTCGTCCACGTCGAGACGGTCGGCAACCCCTCGCTGGTGACGCCCGACTTCGAGCGCGTGGCCGAAATTGCGCACGACGCCGGGGCACCGCTCGTGGTGGACAACACCTTCGCCACGCCCTATCTCTGCCGCCCGCTCGACCACGGCGCGGACGTAGTGTGGGAGTCCACGACGAAGTGGCTCCACGGGAGCGGGACCACCGTCGGGGGCGTCCTCGTGGACGGCGGGAGTTTCGACTGGGAGGGCCACGCCGACCGGTTCCCCGAAATCGCGGGCGACAACCCCGCCTACCACGACACCGACTTCGCGCGGGACTTCCCCGACGCGCCGCTGGCGGCCGCGGCGCGCTGGCGGGCGCTCCGGAGTTTGGGCAACCAGCAGTCGCCTTTCGACGCGTGGCAGACCCTGCAAGGGCTGGAAACCCTGCCGCTCCGGATGGACCGCCACTGCGAGAACGCCGCGATTCTGGCGGAGTACCTCGCGGACCACGACGAGGTAGCGTGGGTCGCGTATCCGGGCTTGGAGAGCCACGAGACCCACGAGAACGCCAGCGAGTATCTGGACGGCGGATACGGCGGGATGATAGCGTTCGGACTGAAAGCGGGCTTCGAGGCCGGGAAGGCCTTCTGCGAGAACGTCGAGTTGGCCAGCTTTCTGGCGAACATCGGCGACGCGAAGACGCTGGTCATCCACCCCGCCAGCACGACCCACGCACAGCTCTCGCGCGACGAACAGGAGTCGGCGGGCGTCTCGCCGGACCTCGTGCGCCTCTCGGTCGGCATCGAGGACCCCGCCGACCTGCTGGCCGACGTGGAGCAGGCCATCGAGAGAGCTACGTCCCCCCGACCCGGAGAGACAGACGACACATGAACCGGACCCGCGACACCGCCGACCTCGGACGCTTCGAGTTCGAGTGCGGTCGGTCGGTCCCCCTCGAAGTCGCCTACGAGACCTACGGCGAGTACGACGGGAACAACGCCGTACTCGTCTGTCACGCCCTGACCGGAAGCGCGCACGTTACCGGCCCGAAGCGCGGCGACACCGACGGACAGGCCGCGGCGTGGTGGAGCGACGTGGTGGGGCCGGGGAAGGCCATCGACACTCGGAAGTACTTCGTCGTCTGCGCGAACGTGCCGGGGTCCTGTTACGGGACGACCGGTCCGGCCAGCGAGGACCCCGAGACCGGCGAGGCGTACGGCACCGACTTCCCGGCCGTGACGGTCGGCGACTGGACGCGAGCGCAGGCGAAACTCTTGGACCTCCTCGGGGTCGGCCCGCTCCACGCCGTCGTCGGCGGGAGCGTCGGCGGCATGAACGTCTTGGAGTGGGCCAAGCGCTACCCCGAGCGCGTCGATAGGGTGGCCCCGATAGCCACCGCGGCGCGGCTCGACCCCCAGATGCTCGCCATCGACAGCATCGCGCGGCGAGCCATCACGACCGACCCGAACTGGAACGGCGGCGACTACCACGGCACCGACGACGAGGGCGACCGACGGCCGAAACCCACAGACGGCCTCGCGGTCGCCCGCCAGTTGGGCCACGTCGGCTACCTCTCGAAGGACTCGATGGACCGGAAGTTCGGCCGCCGGTCGGCGGGCCGGGCCGCGATGGCAGAGGCCTTCGCGCCCGACGACCCCGCGGGCGACTTCTTCCCCTACCGGGAGGTCGAGTCGTACCTCGACTATCAGGCCGAGAAGTTCGTGGAACGCTTCGACGCGACCAGCTACCTCTACCTGACGCGGGCGATGGACCACTACGACCTCTCGTCGGGCTACGACTCGGACGCCGACGCGCTCGCCGGGTTCTCGGGCGAGGCGCTGGTCGTCAGTTTCACCGGCGACTGGCACTTCACGGTCGAACAAGCCGACCTCCTCGCGGAGGCCTTCGAGACGGCGGGCATCGACGCGGCCCACCACGTCGTGGAGAGCGACCACGGCCACGACGCCTTCCTCGTGGAACCCGAGGAGGTCGGGCCGCCGCTCCGGGACTTCCTCGACGCGGGCGTCGAGGGCCGGGCGGTCAGCGACGCCGACGAGCGGGAGTTCGCGCCGGTCCACGCGAGCCTCTTCGGAAAGTGA is a genomic window of Halorussus salinus containing:
- the ligA gene encoding NAD-dependent DNA ligase LigA, producing the protein MASASADENPYVEEPPTEFRPVEELSEDEASEQAEQLREAIRYHDYRYYVENDPVIADRTYDALFTRLQDLEDAFGLRTDDSPTRRVGGEPLDELGTVEHVTPMLSIDSGGDAEDVREFDERVRRAVGERADDLRYVCEPKFDGLSVEVVYEEGEYVRAATRGDGYTGEDVTENVRTIASVPHRLRGDYPDRLVLRGEVHIPEEAFRKLNRERVERGEDPFANPRNAAAGTLRQLDPSVTAGRPLDCFFFDVLDSSYDFESHWEQHETLPEWGLRVEDRSERTDDVEAAIDYRNRLMEARPDLDYEIDGVVVKVDDLSLCEELGTTERHYRWAFAYKFPARSEVTTITDITVQVGRTGRLTPVALLEPVDVGGVTVSRASLHNPDEIAEMNVNVGDEVDVERAGDVIPYVAEVVEKHAEGHYEFPDHCPVCDSAVEFDGPMAYCTGGLACVAQLQRAVEYYASDDGLDIEGLGGERVEQLIDAGLVEDSLADLYRIEEDDLTGLDGWGETSARNLLAELDGSKHPRLREFLSAIGIPKVGPATAADLAREFGDLDAIRTATRDELERVAGIGPKVADQIAEFFASEQNERVIDDLLDAIGPLETPSATETGDELAGLTFVFTGSLDGYTRNEAQQLVEDHGANATGSVSGNTDYLVTGDSPGRTKLDDADENEVPVLSESEFEELLDDREVR
- a CDS encoding PRC-barrel domain containing protein: MAQFSDSDEGKPVMMGDDKVGMIQEVRGDTAYVNPDAGITDKIKASLDWGDSDEDTYPLDESRVDAVTDDEVRLRSDL
- a CDS encoding pyridoxal-phosphate-dependent aminotransferase family protein; translated protein: MREDFLLLNPGPVPVTREVRQAMSEPMVSHRSAEFEAVYERAQDALDHVFTGSTLDGESTASDGTSLVFNGTATMAMEAAVANLVGTLSGRGDDGKVVPLVNGKFGRRFKRIADRYASVDPVEATWGHSLDLDEVRETVDDETDVVTMVHNETSTGLLNPVEEVGEIAAEHDARFVVDGVTSIGGDEFRIDDWNVDVAVTDAQKCLAAPPGTSAMYATEEAQEAFDGDAAPFYEDLDWHLRKADSHQTPFTSAVPLFRGLAIAVEDIVEEGMPERIERHREQSKAFREAFTAMGLDLFAERNDATEYSNTLTAVSLPTHTREDPEAFFDAIEERGVSISGGQAHLGGEIFRVSNMGNLSSEQILRGIRTIGEAFEETGEDVDTEAGVEAAREVLR
- a CDS encoding MFS transporter, encoding MTTPRRDRIRLATVVFAVLLAQVLLYPGVPDLVAAVGATTALDASMWFLAAEFAAFVAFAGVWGAASDRLGRRTPLVAAGALGGAVGYVALAALPGALSLSFGEVLALRAVQGATTIGAFSLAMTMLMDLSGGHGKNMGAAGIAIGLGTAVGAPLGGQLYGVGPLVPLYAAGGLLVVAGLVALSIPDRAPSSASDASASDSSDADAEGRIRTALATLTDRPLLGLPYVFGFVDRFTAGFFALVGTVYFREAFGLDAAATGVMLGLFFTPFALLQYPFGLLSDRIGRTGPIVAGSALYGFAVVGVGLAPTVATAGIGMVVVGVIGALMAPATMALVSDLSPEEGRGTAMAGFNACGSIGFLAGILVGGTVADEFGFLAAFVAAGALEIAVAAVSIPTFLSIDPESASAFGG
- a CDS encoding AbrB/MazE/SpoVT family DNA-binding domain-containing protein — translated: MPKVDSKGRIVLPQDLRERLGLDPGTEVAVREEGGRAVVEPGESADEIICDLETRIEEAASRRERPRYDDLEGEARDHLETIRRQASGSGETGHDSDETASDTDDETPNGER
- a CDS encoding type II toxin-antitoxin system VapC family toxin encodes the protein MSDGPYLFDVGVTALAHAGTPVSETPLSYVREAIAGEIDAVVPYPSLVGAHHVLTSVYGFSNEDASSLMQRFMDANRVHWYDEMREETVREGFQWAGDANIEGWDGYYARVAIEEGVETMLTLDDDFRRIEGISTEVVLTTDEFERLNRYLDHRT